A window from Desulfovibrio desulfuricans encodes these proteins:
- a CDS encoding FtsW/RodA/SpoVE family cell cycle protein has protein sequence MTRSEKKKRYDGMLIFVVLLLVAAGLVILYSTSAYNGQVKFHDPFHYLKKQGFATLLGLFGMALIARVDYHKWVPLAIPA, from the coding sequence TTGACGCGTTCTGAAAAGAAAAAACGATATGACGGGATGCTTATATTTGTTGTATTGCTTCTTGTTGCCGCAGGGCTTGTGATATTGTACAGCACAAGCGCTTACAATGGGCAGGTGAAATTTCACGATCCGTTTCATTATTTGAAAAAGCAGGGGTTTGCGACACTGCTAGGACTGTTTGGTATGGCGCTTATCGCCCGCGTTGATTATCATAAATGGGTTCCGCTGGCGATTCCCGC